In Nicotiana tabacum cultivar K326 chromosome 19, ASM71507v2, whole genome shotgun sequence, one DNA window encodes the following:
- the LOC107765344 gene encoding leucine carboxyl methyltransferase 1 homolog: MAKPLADSRSNRAAVQATNDDASASKLSCVKKGYMKDDYVNLFVKKPLRRSPIINRGYFARWAALRKMLCQFLDCEPNADGNGNIKKQILSLGAGFDTMFFQLQDEGKAPHLYVELDFIEVTSKKAALIETYSQLRDKVGETASISSEKGEVHSDHYKLLPVDLRNIDNLNDIIARANLDPSLPTFIIAECVLIYLDPDSSRTIVGWASRTFSTAIFFLYEQIHPDDAFGQQMIRNLESRGCGLLGIYATPTLQEKENLFLDQGWQKAVAWDMLRVYSDFIEAQERRRIERLEIFDEFEEWYMMQEHYCVTYAINDPMGMFKEFGFPNTQPMTDISIATPT, encoded by the exons ATGGCGAAACCACTTGCCGATTCGCGCAGCAACAGAGCCGCCGTTCAGGCCACCAACGACGATGCTTCCGCCAGCAAACT GTCATGCGTGAAAAAAGGATACATGAAAGATGATTATGTCAATCTGTTTGTTAAAAAGCCCCTGAGGCGATCTCCTATTATTAATCGTG GTTACTTTGCTCGCTGGGCTGCTCTTCGGAAGATGCTCTGCCAATTTCTTGATTGTGAGCCGAATGCTGATGGAAATGGCAATATTAAGAAGCAGATACTGTCGCTTGGAGCTGGCTTTGACACAATGTTTTTTCAGCTGCAG GATGAAGGAAAAGCACCTCATCTTTACGTGGAACTGGATTTCATTGAG GTGACAAGCAAGAAGGCAGCTCTTATTGAAACCTATAGTCAGTTAAGGGATAAAGTTGGTGAAACAGCATCAATCTCATCAG AAAAGGGAGAAGTCCATAGTGATCATTACAAATTGCTGCCTGTAGATTTGCGCAACATAGACAATTTAAATGATATTATAGCCCGTGCAAATTTAGACCCCAG TTTGCCAACATTTATAATTGCAGAATGCGTTCTGATATATTTGGATCCTGATTCGAGCCGTACAATTGTTGGATGGGCTTCAAGAACCTTTTCGACGGCAATATTTTTCTTATATGAGCAG ATCCACCCAGACGATGCTTTTGGCCAGCAAATGATTCGTAATTTGGAG AGCCGAGGCTGTGGACTACTAGGAATTTATGCTACACCAACTTTACAAGAGAAAGAAAATCTTTTCCTTGATCAAGGATGGCAG AAAGCAGTAGCTTGGGACATGCTGCGAGTTTATAGTGATTTTATTGAAGCTCAAGAAAGACGCAG GATTGAAAGATTGGAAATATTTGATGAATTTGAAGAGTGGTATATGATGCAG GAGCACTATTGTGTTACCTATGCAATCAACGATCCTATG GGTATGTTCAAGGAATTTGGTTTCCCCAATACACAGCCTATGACAGACATCTCCATTGCAACACCCACATAA